A genomic segment from Leptolyngbya boryana PCC 6306 encodes:
- a CDS encoding glycoside hydrolase 100 family protein, producing MNIQQSSEHHLNEARELLNQSILYYRGQPIGTIAAQDPTVDALNYDQCFIRDFVPSALVFLMQGQTDIVRNFLIETLNLQSQPKEMDCFEAETGLMPASFKVVQADGKEWLEADFGEAAIARVPPADSCLWWLILLRAYVQATGDVALAHQPEFQTGIKLILDLCLAHRFSLYPTLLVPDGAFMIDRRMGVYGHPLEIQVLFYAGLRVAQEFLLPEEERYLKAVTQRLSALHYHVWEYYWIDLNRLNQIYRFEVDEYGENIANKFNIYPASIPAWLTDWLPETGGYLAGNLGPGRLDFRFFALGNLLAIVFSLADEAESQRIMNLFEQRWQDLIGYMPVKLCYPAIEGEEWRTLTGCDPKNSPWSYHNGGNWAVLLWAFAIAAQKTGRVELAERAIQIAEHRLVQDNYPEYYDGRSGHLIGREARLSQTWSIAGLLAAKEFIAHPAHLALISLE from the coding sequence ATGAACATTCAACAATCTTCGGAGCACCACTTAAACGAGGCAAGAGAGCTTCTCAATCAGTCAATTCTGTATTATCGGGGTCAGCCCATCGGCACGATCGCCGCACAAGATCCCACAGTCGATGCTCTGAACTACGATCAATGTTTTATCCGCGATTTTGTCCCTTCTGCGTTGGTCTTCCTGATGCAAGGTCAGACAGATATTGTTCGGAACTTCTTGATTGAAACACTGAACTTGCAAAGCCAACCGAAAGAAATGGACTGCTTTGAGGCAGAAACGGGATTGATGCCTGCAAGTTTCAAAGTCGTTCAAGCAGATGGAAAAGAATGGTTAGAGGCGGATTTTGGAGAAGCAGCGATCGCGCGAGTGCCGCCAGCCGATTCTTGCCTCTGGTGGCTGATTTTACTTCGAGCTTACGTTCAAGCAACCGGAGATGTCGCACTCGCACATCAGCCCGAATTTCAAACGGGAATCAAGCTCATTCTTGATCTTTGTTTGGCGCATCGGTTCTCGCTCTATCCTACGCTGCTGGTTCCTGATGGGGCTTTTATGATCGATCGACGCATGGGTGTGTACGGTCATCCCCTAGAGATTCAGGTGCTTTTCTATGCAGGGTTGCGAGTTGCACAAGAGTTTCTGCTGCCAGAAGAAGAACGCTATCTCAAGGCAGTAACACAGCGTCTCAGCGCATTACATTATCATGTCTGGGAATACTACTGGATTGATCTCAACCGCCTCAATCAAATCTACCGGTTTGAGGTAGATGAATATGGTGAAAACATTGCGAATAAGTTTAATATCTATCCAGCATCGATTCCCGCTTGGTTAACAGATTGGTTGCCTGAAACAGGAGGCTACTTAGCTGGAAATTTGGGACCTGGACGGCTCGATTTTCGCTTTTTCGCATTGGGAAATCTGTTAGCGATCGTCTTCTCACTCGCAGATGAAGCTGAATCTCAAAGGATTATGAATTTGTTTGAGCAGCGTTGGCAAGATCTCATTGGCTATATGCCTGTGAAGCTTTGCTATCCTGCGATCGAGGGAGAAGAATGGCGAACACTCACCGGGTGTGACCCAAAAAATTCGCCTTGGTCGTATCACAATGGGGGCAATTGGGCAGTACTGCTTTGGGCATTTGCGATCGCGGCTCAAAAAACAGGTCGAGTCGAGTTAGCAGAACGTGCCATTCAAATTGCCGAACATCGTTTAGTGCAAGACAACTATCCAGAATACTATGACGGTCGCTCTGGACACTTGATTGGAAGAGAAGCTCGATTATCTCAAACCTGGAGCATTGCAGGCTTGCTCGCTGCCAAAGAATTCATTGCCCATCCGGCTCATTTAGCTCTGATTAGTCTTGAATAA